The Cytobacillus sp. NJ13 sequence CTTTGTTTCGCCAACCAGATAAATAAGATCACCAGCTGCTTTAAATGCTTGTGTTGTAACATGATCAATGTCATCTACAAGCCCGACCATTCCAATGACAGGCGTTGGGTAGATAGCTGTTCCATTTGTTTCGTTATATAAAGAGACGTTTCCGCCGATAACTGGTGTATTCAATGTGCGGCATGCTTCACTGATTCCATCTGCCGCTTTTTCGATTTGCCAGAAGATTTCAGGCTTCTCAGGGTTTCCGAAGTTCAGATTATCTGTTATCGCCAATGGCTGACCGCCGGAGCAAATGATATTTCTTGCTGCTTCAGCCACAGCAATTTTTCCGCCTGTTTCAGGATCAAGATACATATAACGTGAATTACAGTCTGTCGTCATGGCCAATCCTTTGCGGGTGCCGCGGATGCGAATGACTGCAGCATCTGATCCAGGTGCCACTACTGTATTGGTGCGGACCATATAGTCGTACTGATCATAAACCCATTCCTTGCTGGCGATTGTCGGCTGCTGGAGGAGCTTTACCAATGTTTCTTTATAATCTTCAACTGCAGGAACTTCATTTTCCATTGCCTGGAATTCGCGGAAATATTCCGGCTCGCTTGATGGTTTATGATAAACTGGCGCATCTTCTGCAAGCGCATCTACCGGCAGCTCTGCCACCACTTCTCCCTGATGAGTTAGACGGAGCATTTTATCATCGGTTACCTTGCCGACAGAAACTGCTTCCAGGCCATATTTGGAAAATAAATCAACGATCTCCTGCTCGCGTCCTTTTTTCACGACAATCAGCATTCTTTCCTGTGATTCGGAAAGCATCATTTCATATGCAGTCATGCCTGTTTCCCTTTGAGGAACAAGGTCAAGATTCATTTCAATTCCGGATCCCGCTTTGCTGGCCATTTCAGCAGAAGAGCTTGTCAGGCCGGCAGCTCCCATATCCTGAATGCCGACAAGTGCGTCAGACTGGACCAGTTCAAGACATGCTTCAAGCAGAAGCTTTTCCATGAATGGATCGCCAACCTGGACAGCCGGGCGTTTTGATTCTGATTGGTCTGTTAATTCTTCAGATGCAAAAGTAGCACCATGGATACCGTCACGGCCAGTTTTTGCACCAACATACATGACTGTGTTGCCTACTCCGTGGGCCTGGCCTTTTTTAATATCCTTGTGGTCGATTAAGCCGACACACATAGCGTTTACAAGCGGATTTCCTTCATAGGAAGAATCAAACTGCACTTCTCCCCCAACTGTTGGGATGCCGATGCAGTTTCCGTAGCCCGCAATGCCTGCGACTACTTCTTTAAAAAGGTACCGTACACGAGGAGAATCCAATTCTCCAAAGCGTAAAGAGTTGAGGAGTGCGACCGGTCTTGCGCCCATTGAAAATACATCGCGGATAATCCCGCCGACACCTGTTGCTGCCCCCTGATAAGGCTCGATTGCAGACGGATGGTTATGGCTTTCAATTTTAAAAACAACTGCTTGCCCGTCGCCGATATCAACAATTCCAGCTCCTTCCCCTGGTCCCTGAAGTACTTTCTCTCCTGTTGTCGGGAACTTGCTTAAAACTGGCTTCGAGTTTTTATAGCTGCAATGCTCTGACCACATAACCGAAAACAAACCGATTTCTGTGTAATTTGGCAAACGCCCGATAATCTTTTCAATCATCGCAAATTCGTCATCAGACAAACCCATTTCTTTGTATACCTTCTGTGCCTTTAACTGTTCCGGACTTGGCTCAAGCATTAACGACATGTGCTTCCCTCCATTGTTTTACGATTGATTGAAAAAGTTTCAGGCCATCTGCTCCCCCTAAAAGCTCATCAACGGCTCTTTCAGGGTGCGGCATCATGCCGAGTACATTCCCTTTTTCATTGACAATGCCTGCGATGTTTTCCAGGCTGCCATTGGGATTCGTTCCATTATAAGTAAAAACGATTTGGTTATTTTTCTTCAATTCAGCTAAAACAGCTTCATTACAATAATAGTTTCCTTCACCATGGGCGATCGGAATATTGATTACTTCATCCTTTTCATATGCAGATGAAAACATGGTTTCATTGTTTTCAACCTTTAACTCCACGGTGCGGCAGATGAATTTCAGGCTATCATTTCTTCTCATTGCCCCAGGCAAAAGGCCAGCTTCAAGGAGGATTTGAAATCCATTGCAGACGCCCAATACCGGCTTGCCTGCTTCTGCCGCCTTCACTACTTCTCTCATGACATTGCTGAAGCGTGCAACAGCACCCGAACGGAGATAATCTCCATAAGAGAAACCGCCGGGAAGAAGAATTCCGTCATATTCGTCTAAGCTTTCCGCGTCATGCCAGACATATTCGGCTTCCGCTCCGAGCTCATCCTTTACTGCATGGTACATATCGATGTCACAATTGGACCCTGGAAATACGATCACAGCAAACTTCACTGGGCAACAGCCTCCTCAATTTCAAAGCGGTAATCTTCAATCACTACATTAGCCAATAAGCGCTCACACATTTCCTTCACAGCTTCTTCAACAGGACGGTCGCTTTTTTCCACTGTCAGCTCCATGTATTTTCCAATGCGCACATCAGACACTTCGCTGTAGTTCATGGAATGCAGAGAGTTTTTTACAACTGTTCCTTGAGGATCTAGAACACTTTCTCTTAATGTGACGAAAACTTTTACTTTGTACATACTGTTTGGCCTCCCAGTCTCGCTAAAATATTTTCATAAGCATCTGTTAAATTTCCAAGGTCTCTGCGGAAAACATCTTTATCCAGCTTTTCATTTGTTTCAATATCCCAAAGCCTGCAAGTATCTGGAGAAATCTCGTCAGCCAGCAGAATTTGTCCTGATTCATCTTTACCAAACTCCAGCTTGAAATCTACTAATTTAATGCCGAGGTCTTTGAAAAAATCTCTTAAAATGGCATTAACCTGAAGTGCCTTCTCCTGTAAAAGCGCTACTTCCTGCTTATCAGCCAGCTGAAGCACTTCAATATGATCTTCTGTCAGCAGCGGATCACCGAGCTCATCATCTTTGTAATAGAACTCAACAATCGGCCTCGATAATTCTTTCCCTTCTTCAACTCCCAATCTCTTAGAAAAGCTCCCCGCCGCAACATTGCGGACCACTGTTTCGAGCGGAATGATATCCACCTTTTTCACAAGCTGCTCTGTCTCTGAAAGTTTTTCAATAAAGTGAGATTCTATTCCAAGGTCATGAAGCTTTGAAAAAAGCAAACTCGTAATCTCGTTATTCAAACGGCCCTTGCCGCTGATGCTTGCCTTTTTCTCACCATTAAAGGCTGTTGCAGAATCTTTATATTCAATCCAGACAATATTTTCATCGTTTGTTTGATATACCTTTTTGGCTTTGCCTTCGTATAACAATTCTCCTTTTTCCATAGCGGAGAGCCTCCCTTATTCGAATAGCGCATGGCTGCTAGACATCATTATTAAGAAGATTGGGAATTTTCCCGATAATAAAGAGGTAAAGACTGCTCTTTACCTCTTTATTTTTTTATAAACCTAGACGGTCAAAAATAGTATCCACATGCTTGATGTGGTAGTTATAGTCAAAGCAGTCATCTATTTCTGCTTCGGATAGCTTTGATGTAATCGTCTCATCCTGCTCAATCAGGCTGCGGAATTGCACCTGCTTTTCCCATGCTTCCATGGCACGCGGCTGGACTGTATCATATGCCTCTTCACGAGTCATGCCCTTGTCAATCAAGGCCAGAAGAACACGCTGAGAGTAAATCAGCCCTAGTGTACGGTCCATATTGCGTTTCATGTTTTCAGGGAAGACAGTTAAATTTTTCACGATATTTCCAAAGCGGTTCAGCATATAGTTCAGCGCAATCGTTGCGTCAGGCAGGATGATTCTTTCAGCTGATGAGTGGGAAATATCCCGCTCATGCCATAATGCCACATTTTCATAGGCGGTCATCATGTAGCCGCGGATCACTCTTGCCATCCCCGTCATATTTTCTGAACCAATCGGGTTGCGTTTGTGCGGCATGGCTGAAGATCCCTTTTGGCCTTTTGCGAAGAACTCTTCCACTTCACGTGTTTCGCTTTTTTGCAGCCCTCGAATCTCCGTCGCAAATTTTTCAATTGAAGTGGCCACCAGCGCAAGCGCCCCCATATAATGTGCATGACGGTCACGCTGAAGTGTTTGCGTTGAAATTGGTGCTGGCTGGATGCCCAGTTTTTCACACACATATTTTTCAACGAACGGATCGATGTTTGCATATGTTCCAACTGCACCAGAGATTTTACCGAATTCCACACCAGCAGCTGCTTCTTTAAAACGGTCAAGATTACGCTTCATTTCTTCATACCATAATGCAAGCTTTAAACCGAATGTAGTCGGCTCTGCATGCACCCCGTGCGTACGGCCCATCATCACTGTATGCTTGTGTTCCTGTGCTTTGTTTTTCAGGATTTCCACAAAGCGTTCGATATCTTTTAGAAGAATATCATTCGCCTGCTTGATTAAGTAGGAAAGCGCCGTATCAACCACATCTGTGGAAGTAAGCCCGTAATGAACCCATTTGCGCTCTTCTCCAAGCGTTTCAGATACTGCACGCGTAAAAGCCACAACATCATGTCTTGTTTCTTCTTCTATTTCTTTAATGCGGTCGATATTGAAAGCAGCATTCTCACGGATTTTCTGAACATCTTCTTTCGGAATATCTCCTAATTCAGCCCAAGCTTCACAGGCAAGAATTTCTACCTCAAGCCAAGCCTGAAAGCGGTTCTCTTCTGTCCAGATAGCTCCCATTTCCGGTCTCGTATAGCGTTCAATCATGTTTTATCCTCCGATCTTTTCCTTCACAGGGGTCCAAATTCCGCTTTTTTCTGCTTCTTCAAGTGCCTCTTCGGCTGAGTTCCGCAAAAGCGTGACATGGCCCATCTTGCGTTTATACTTGGCATCCTTTTTTCCGTACAAGTGAATCTTCCAGTCATCCAATTCAGGTATTTTCTTAATTAAAGGCTCCTGGTGCTCTCCTAGTATGTTTACCATTACAGCCGGTTTTAATAGCCCAGTGCTGCCAAGCGGCCAATTGCAAACCGCACGGATGTGCTGTTCAAACTGGGAGGTTTCGCAAGCTTCAATCGAATAATGACCTGAGTTATGTGGACGAGGCGCAAGCTCGTTAATGTAAATCTGTCCGTCTTTTGTCAGAAACATTTCGACTGCCAATGTACCGACAAGGCTTAAAGCTTCTGCCAGCTGGTTTGCTGCATTTACTGCCCTTTCCTCAGCATCAGCTGTGATCATGGCCGGCACAATTGTCTGATGCAGAATGTTTTCTTTATGAACATTTTCCCCGACTGGAAATACCGCTTTTTCTCCCGAAATATTCCGGCAGATAATAACCGATATTTCCTTTTCGAAAGCTATCCATTTTTCAAGGACACACACGCCATTCTCAAGAAGCTGTGCAGCTTTCTTAATATCCTGCCCGCTCGTTATCACAACCTGCCCTTTTCCGTCATACCCGCCTCTGGATGTCTTTAATACTGCTGGATAGCCAAGCTTTTCTATATTATCATAAATGTCTTTTTCAGTAGTAATGACTGCATATGGTGCTACCTCGCAGCCAGCTTTTTGGATGGCTGCTTTTTCCTTTGTCCGGTCCTGGGTGATCTCCAGCACCTCGCTGCCCTGCGGGACATACGCATTTGCACATAGCCACTCAAGAGCTTCCGCACTGATATTTTCAAATTCATATGTCACAACGTCACTGACGTCAGCTAACTCTTTTATAGAATCTATATGACCGTATTCACCAATGATTTTAATATCCGCAACCTGGCCGCAAGGAGAGTCTTCTGCCGGATCCAAAACGGCAATCCTGAAGCCATTTGCTTTTGCTGCCAGTGCCATCATTCTCCCGAGCTGTCCCCCGCCAATAATTCCAATTGTTTGTCCAGGTAAAATTGTTTTATTAGACAAGTTCATCACTGCTTTCTAGTACTTCCTGTTTTGTTTTATCTCTTTTTGACTGAAGACGTTCTGCAATGGCTGTATCATAAGCGCCAAGTATTTGTGCTGCCAGCAATCCGGCGTTAGTGGCTCCTGCTTTTCCAATCGCAACCGTTGCAACCGGGACGCCGCCGGGCATCTGAACAATGGACAGCAATGAATCCAGTCCGTTTAGAGCTTTTGATTGGACTGGTACTCCAATGACAGGAAGTGTCGTTTTCGCTGCAACCATTCCTGGCAGGTGTGCCGCTCCTCCTGCACCCGCAATAATTACCTTGAATCCTCTGTCTCTTGCCTGCTCAGCATATTCAAACATAAGATCTGGAGTCCGATGGGCTGAAACAACCTTTTTTTCAAAAGGGATTTCAAGCTCTTCCAGAATTCCGCAAGCGTGCTTCATTGTCTCCCAATCTGATTTGCTTCCCATAATGACTGCTGCTTGTACGCTCATTCTTTCTCCTCCAAATCTTCCAATATAAAAAACCCGCACAGACCCTTCTCTTAATATGAGAGAAAGTAATCTGTCCGGGCTAAAAAGAACCATAAGGAAGACACCTGCAAACGGCAGGAACCATTCCTTCTACATGCCGGGCATATCAGCTTTCCCTCATAGTCCAGCAATTTACGGTTGCCGGGTAGAAACTTATGGGCCCTATTCCCATTATTATACGAGGGGTTTATTCACGTTTTATTAACTACCACCATATTAACAACATACCTGATACTCTGTCAATTGAAAAATCGAACAATACTAAAAGTCAGACAATTAATGTTCGTGTTTTAATCTTCTGCTCGTTTTGCTTCAAAAATGATCTGCCTTCCAGCCGGTTCATAATCGACTTTACCGCCCGTCTTAACTTCTTTAAAAATAGGCTTCTCAGTCCTTCTAACAGGTATATATCCTGCCTTTTGTATCCTCTCCAGGCACTGGTCAATGGTTTCGTTTTCCTGGACTTCAAACACCATTTTGTTCTTGGCTTTGCTCATTGGGATAACTTTCCTCTCTTAACAGATTTCACCCAGAATCCGCCATGAATCGTTTTTGGCTCATAAGCGATGATGAAGGCCTTAGGATCCAGCTCTTTAATCGTCTGATAAAGCTTTAATTCATATTTTCTTGGTGTCAGGATCTGAAGGGCCATCCGATCGCCTTCAAGTCCGTTGGCAGCCCAGTTTGTGACACCATAGCCTTTATCTCTTAAAGCTTTTGGAAGATCCCTGTCATATTCCTTTGTAATTACATTTACCGTAATATAGCCAAGAGCAAGCTTCTCTTCAATTTTCATGCCGACAATAACGCCGATTCCATAACCAACTGCATAGGCTATCAGATTTTGTATTTCATTTAGGTTATCCAGAACAAGCCCCAGTCCAATTACATAAATGACAACTTCAATTGTACTAATAAAAGCTGCAAGGTACCGTTGCCCCTTAAGCGTAAGAATCATCCTGATGGTAAAAAATGATACATATACAATATTAATGATCAAAATAATAGCGACCATAATAAAACTGTTTTCCAGCAATGCAAGTGTCCTCCTTTATGGGGGATTTAAAGGCATATGGGTGCCCTCTCCCCATTAAGTCCCTATTGTACAAAAGAAATTGGCGTTTGGTAACCTTTTTTCAAAAATTGATTCTTTATGAATAGGTTATCCTTTTTTGAATAGGATGAAACGGCTTATTTGTTTATGGATTATGTCTGAATTAGTTGAGGCTAAATGAAGAAGAGAGGTTCTAAAGGTTTTTAACTAGCAGGTTTTGAAGATTATCTAGCATGTATTGGGTTTTATCTAACAGGTTTTCACTTTTTTATCCAGCATGTTTTGAAGTATATCTCATATTGGGCACAATTCAACTTTGCTGAGAACGGATTTGACTTTAAAACAGACGGCGGAATAAGGAGTGTATTATATTCCCCTAAAAAGGAGAGCACAAATAAGATAATATGATTCACTAAATCATCCAAACACAAAAAAGAGCACCCATCAGGTGCTCTTTCATATGCCCGGCAGCGTCCTACTCTCACAGGGGGACAGCCCCCAACTACCATCGGCGCTGAGAAGCTTAACTTCCGTGTTCGGTATGGGAACGGGTGTGACCTTCTCGCTATCGCCACCGGACTATTTGATTGAAGAAACTTCGTTCCCTCAAAACTAGATAATGCATGAAGAAGTGTTTGCCGAGTATTCACCAATGACTTGGTTAAGTCCTCGATCGATTAGTATCAGTCAGCTCCACATGTCGCCACGCTTCCACCTCTGACCTATCAACCTGATCATCTTTCAGGGATCTTACTAGCTTGACGCTATGGGAAATCTCATCTCGAGGGGGGCTTCATGCTTAGATGCTTTCAGCACTTATCCCTTCCGCACATAGCTACCCAGCGATGCCTTTGGCAAGACAACTGGTACACCAGCGGTGCGTCCATCCCGGTCCTCTCGTACTAAGGACAGCTCCTCTCAAATTTCCTGCGCCCACGACGGATAGGGACCGAACTGTCTCACGACGTTCTGAACCCAGCTCGCGTACCGCTTTAATGGGCGAACAGCCCAACCCTTGGGACCGACTACAGCCCCAGGATGCGATGAGCCGACATCGAGGTGCCAAACCTCCCCGTCGATGTGGACTCTTGGGGGAGATAAGCCTGTTATCCCCGGGGTAGCTTTTATCCGTTGAGCGATGGCCCTTCCATGCGGAACCACCGGATCACTAAGCCCGACTTTCGTCCCTGCTCGACTTGTAGGTCTCGCAGTCAAGCTCCCTTGTGCCTTTACACTCTGCGAATGATTTCCAACCATTCTGAGGGAACCTTTGGGCGCCTCCGTTACTTTTTAGGAGGCGACCGCCCCAGTCAAACTGCCCACCTGACACTGTCTCCCGCCCCGATCAGGGGCGCGGGTTAGAATTTCAATACAGCCAGGGTAGTATCCCACCGACGCCTCCACCGAAGCTGGCGCTCCGGCTTCTCAGGCTCCTACCTATCCTGTACAAGCTGTACCAAAATTCAATATCAGGCTACAGTAAAGCTCCACGGGGTCTTTCCGTCCTGTCGCGGGTAACCTGCATCTTCACAGGTACTATAATTTCACCGAGTCTCTCGTTGAGACAGTGCCCAGATCGTTACGCCTTTCGTGCGGGTCGGAACTTACCCGACAAGGAATTTCGCTACCTTAGGACCGTTATAGTTACGGCCGCCGTTTACTGGGGCTTCGATTCAAAGCTTCGCTTGCGCTAACCTCTCCTCTTAACCTTCCAGCACCGGGCAGGCGTCAGCCCCTATACTTCGCCTTGCGGCTTCGCAGAGACCTGTGTTTTTGCTAAACAGTCGCCTGGGCCTATTCACTGCGGCTCATCAGGGCTATGCACCCTAATGAGCACCCCTTCTCCCGAAGTTACGGGGTCATTTTGCCGAGTTCCTTAACGAGAGTTCTCTCGCTCACCTTAGGATTCTCTCCTCGCCTACCTGTGTCGGTTTGCGGTACGGGCACCTTTTCCCTCGCTAGAGGCTTTTCTTGGCAGTGTGGAATCAGGAACTTCGGTACTAAATTTCCCTCGCCGTCACAGCTCAGCCTGTGTGGTAACGGGATTTGCCTCGTTACCGGCCTAACTGCTTGGACGCGCTAATCCAGCAGCGCGCTTACCCTATCCTCCTGCGTCCCCCCATTGCTCAAACGGTAAAGAGGTGGTACAGGAATATCAACCTGTTGTCCATCGCCTACGCTTTTCAGCCTCGGCTTAGGTCCCGACTAACCCTGAGCGGACGAGCCTTCCTCAGGAAACCTTAGGCATTCGGTGGATGGGATTCTCACCCATCTTTCGCTACTCATACCGGCATTCTCACTTCTAAGCGCTCCACCAGTCCTTGCGGTCTGGCTTCAACGCCCTTAGAA is a genomic window containing:
- the purL gene encoding phosphoribosylformylglycinamidine synthase subunit PurL; the encoded protein is MSLMLEPSPEQLKAQKVYKEMGLSDDEFAMIEKIIGRLPNYTEIGLFSVMWSEHCSYKNSKPVLSKFPTTGEKVLQGPGEGAGIVDIGDGQAVVFKIESHNHPSAIEPYQGAATGVGGIIRDVFSMGARPVALLNSLRFGELDSPRVRYLFKEVVAGIAGYGNCIGIPTVGGEVQFDSSYEGNPLVNAMCVGLIDHKDIKKGQAHGVGNTVMYVGAKTGRDGIHGATFASEELTDQSESKRPAVQVGDPFMEKLLLEACLELVQSDALVGIQDMGAAGLTSSSAEMASKAGSGIEMNLDLVPQRETGMTAYEMMLSESQERMLIVVKKGREQEIVDLFSKYGLEAVSVGKVTDDKMLRLTHQGEVVAELPVDALAEDAPVYHKPSSEPEYFREFQAMENEVPAVEDYKETLVKLLQQPTIASKEWVYDQYDYMVRTNTVVAPGSDAAVIRIRGTRKGLAMTTDCNSRYMYLDPETGGKIAVAEAARNIICSGGQPLAITDNLNFGNPEKPEIFWQIEKAADGISEACRTLNTPVIGGNVSLYNETNGTAIYPTPVIGMVGLVDDIDHVTTQAFKAAGDLIYLVGETKDEFGGSELQKVTYGKIFGKAPELDLEKEEKAQEQILKAIRSGLVASAHDVAEGGLAVAAAESLIGSKGLGADIKVTGNATSALFSESQSRFLLSVKKENQEAFESLVNAALIGEVTEAPILYISNEEGLLLAEQVDVLKHAWKGAIPCLLK
- the purQ gene encoding phosphoribosylformylglycinamidine synthase subunit PurQ, yielding MKFAVIVFPGSNCDIDMYHAVKDELGAEAEYVWHDAESLDEYDGILLPGGFSYGDYLRSGAVARFSNVMREVVKAAEAGKPVLGVCNGFQILLEAGLLPGAMRRNDSLKFICRTVELKVENNETMFSSAYEKDEVINIPIAHGEGNYYCNEAVLAELKKNNQIVFTYNGTNPNGSLENIAGIVNEKGNVLGMMPHPERAVDELLGGADGLKLFQSIVKQWREAHVVNA
- the purS gene encoding phosphoribosylformylglycinamidine synthase subunit PurS; the encoded protein is MYKVKVFVTLRESVLDPQGTVVKNSLHSMNYSEVSDVRIGKYMELTVEKSDRPVEEAVKEMCERLLANVVIEDYRFEIEEAVAQ
- a CDS encoding phosphoribosylaminoimidazolesuccinocarboxamide synthase, whose product is MEKGELLYEGKAKKVYQTNDENIVWIEYKDSATAFNGEKKASISGKGRLNNEITSLLFSKLHDLGIESHFIEKLSETEQLVKKVDIIPLETVVRNVAAGSFSKRLGVEEGKELSRPIVEFYYKDDELGDPLLTEDHIEVLQLADKQEVALLQEKALQVNAILRDFFKDLGIKLVDFKLEFGKDESGQILLADEISPDTCRLWDIETNEKLDKDVFRRDLGNLTDAYENILARLGGQTVCTK
- the purB gene encoding adenylosuccinate lyase encodes the protein MIERYTRPEMGAIWTEENRFQAWLEVEILACEAWAELGDIPKEDVQKIRENAAFNIDRIKEIEEETRHDVVAFTRAVSETLGEERKWVHYGLTSTDVVDTALSYLIKQANDILLKDIERFVEILKNKAQEHKHTVMMGRTHGVHAEPTTFGLKLALWYEEMKRNLDRFKEAAAGVEFGKISGAVGTYANIDPFVEKYVCEKLGIQPAPISTQTLQRDRHAHYMGALALVATSIEKFATEIRGLQKSETREVEEFFAKGQKGSSAMPHKRNPIGSENMTGMARVIRGYMMTAYENVALWHERDISHSSAERIILPDATIALNYMLNRFGNIVKNLTVFPENMKRNMDRTLGLIYSQRVLLALIDKGMTREEAYDTVQPRAMEAWEKQVQFRSLIEQDETITSKLSEAEIDDCFDYNYHIKHVDTIFDRLGL
- the purK gene encoding 5-(carboxyamino)imidazole ribonucleotide synthase; this translates as MNLSNKTILPGQTIGIIGGGQLGRMMALAAKANGFRIAVLDPAEDSPCGQVADIKIIGEYGHIDSIKELADVSDVVTYEFENISAEALEWLCANAYVPQGSEVLEITQDRTKEKAAIQKAGCEVAPYAVITTEKDIYDNIEKLGYPAVLKTSRGGYDGKGQVVITSGQDIKKAAQLLENGVCVLEKWIAFEKEISVIICRNISGEKAVFPVGENVHKENILHQTIVPAMITADAEERAVNAANQLAEALSLVGTLAVEMFLTKDGQIYINELAPRPHNSGHYSIEACETSQFEQHIRAVCNWPLGSTGLLKPAVMVNILGEHQEPLIKKIPELDDWKIHLYGKKDAKYKRKMGHVTLLRNSAEEALEEAEKSGIWTPVKEKIGG
- the purE gene encoding 5-(carboxyamino)imidazole ribonucleotide mutase, which produces MSVQAAVIMGSKSDWETMKHACGILEELEIPFEKKVVSAHRTPDLMFEYAEQARDRGFKVIIAGAGGAAHLPGMVAAKTTLPVIGVPVQSKALNGLDSLLSIVQMPGGVPVATVAIGKAGATNAGLLAAQILGAYDTAIAERLQSKRDKTKQEVLESSDELV
- a CDS encoding NETI motif-containing protein, whose protein sequence is MSKAKNKMVFEVQENETIDQCLERIQKAGYIPVRRTEKPIFKEVKTGGKVDYEPAGRQIIFEAKRAED
- a CDS encoding DUF5698 domain-containing protein, giving the protein MLENSFIMVAIILIINIVYVSFFTIRMILTLKGQRYLAAFISTIEVVIYVIGLGLVLDNLNEIQNLIAYAVGYGIGVIVGMKIEEKLALGYITVNVITKEYDRDLPKALRDKGYGVTNWAANGLEGDRMALQILTPRKYELKLYQTIKELDPKAFIIAYEPKTIHGGFWVKSVKRGKLSQ